The following DNA comes from Triticum aestivum cultivar Chinese Spring chromosome 3D, IWGSC CS RefSeq v2.1, whole genome shotgun sequence.
TCTCTCTTTCGCAGATAACATGTACAGATGTGGGTCCTGCCCAGTTATCCTACAGCCCAGTAGGTATTTCCAGTAGGACAAATGGCTCCAAACCGTTACATCTGAACCAAGTAAAGTCGTACTAATTTAGCATAACTTAAGTGAGCTCACTTCCATAGACTTTCAATAGCTGATAGCTGAAAGACTACATCTATAATTAGTTAGCTAACTAGAGCAAAAGTGGATCGCTGTGAATCTGCATATGAGCAAACCTAAATTATTTTTACATCAAACAACAACTGAAAATAAGATTAAGCCATAGACAGGTTAATTGATACTCCTAAATACGAATCACTAACACCAGGAGGCAACATCCACTCCAGTTGCTCTCAGAAAAGACTATTTACCTAAATAAGATCCTCCAATTATCCACTATGAATTGCAAAAACATGAATAGAACATTAGGAGTTCATTACCAACAATGAAGGAGACCTTACCTTGGCTCATCGGGGCTGTTTGGATGCCGCCCGTACCAGCCTTGCCAAATCAGGGCTCGCCAAAAAATTAGTGCACTATTTTGCCACGTGGATACGACAACAACCTGATGCTAGAACTGAACGAGCAACCAAAACTTTGGCGCATAACCAAAAACTCTGCTTCCAACCAAAGGCTAACAAGCCAGTCAATACCCAAATATTTTTGGTAAGGCTGTTGCTGGCTGGATGCAAACAAGCCCATTGTCTCAAACTCTCAATGCACCGGCAACTAACTTGAAAACTGAAATTTTAATTTGCATTGCAGAATGGCTTCATCTCACACTTTCTTAGTCCCAATACATGTGTTTAAAATCATTAATGCGGACGGAAAAGTTCATAACGAAGCCATGGTTTCTTATCAACTGAATGATGACACTACATATCAGGATTCAGAAACAAACCATCAGTTTCATCACACGTTAGCAACGACTAGCCCAGGATATCAGCAGACATACATCAACGGACAACCAGCACACAGTTACGAATTTTCATAACACGTTCATGGCTCATGTGAATCTGAAATTAGTCGGTATTTCCCCTTTGCAAGCGGCATCATAGTCTTTTGTGAGGTGCGGCGCAGCTTCCTTATGAGGGCATATGAACTTCTCCATGAATACCTTCTCTGCCAGCATGACTGCATTATAGTAATCTCGGTCATGACGAAGCAATCCATTTTCCTTAATAAACTTTAGAACATAGTACCGGGGTTTGATCCGGCCCTCCAGGCTGTACAAGAGCAATGCCGGCCGATGAGCGATGTATGCCGGTTCCAACCCCGCCTCAGAGATTAGGAACTCTGACTTGCTCTGCAGCATCTGGTTAGAACTTATCAGCACGAATGGAAACTTGGACACAACAATGCAGACCTCAGCATCTGACCACCTAAACGTCGCCTTCAGGTAATCCACTTTGGCGGCGATCTTCCCCTCGCTGAGGCGTCCAACAGCGTTCAATGCGTGTCTGAACATCCTACAGCCACGAGGCACACCTATACCTTCGGCAAGTGCCACCACTTCCTGGACGCGCTCCAAGTTGGAGGCGAGCAGCCATGGCTGGGCGACGCTCAACTTGGCAATGTTGGAGTCACCTAGCCTGCACTCCCGCAGGAACGCGACATTGGGCTTGACCACCGTCTCGAGGTTGGTCGAGAGAAGGCATAAGCCACGGCTGACAGCACGGAGGAGGTTCTGGAAGGAACCGAACAAGCGCAGGTAGTACTGCACATTGGAGACGGTGGACATACGGCGGAATCTGTGACGGGAGAGCGAGACGAGGCGCGCGATCTCGGAGCGCGACAGGCCGAGGCCGGTGAGCCCCGCGACGACGGGGGCCAGGGTCCTCTCCACTTTGGCGCAGAGGAACAGCGGGTCCTTGGCGACGACGGAGGCGACGTCGGCACcggagaggccgaggccggcgaggaaggcgaggaCGGCGTCGGGATTGGCGGGGGACTTGAGGTGGGAGAGCTTGGCGGAGGCCTCGAGCGCCTGCGGTCGGGCGAGGCCGCAGGTTTCGACGAGGTAGTCCTCTACGGCGAAGCTGGTAGGGTTCGGGGAGATGGCGGGCGCTGCGGCGGAGATGAGGCGGCGGAGCTGGGAGGCGGGAGACGGGGGTGGAGAAGAGAGAAGCTGAGTGAGGACGCAGCACCGGAGCCGGAGcatagcggcggtggcggcggcggcggcaaggggaTGGTGaaacgagcggcggcggcggtgagcgagACTTTTTCTATGTGAGCGTAGTGGGCCTTTTTCTATCCGGAGGGTAGTGGGCCTTGAAGCCTTGTCACTCCAAAAAATGGAACCCTTGCCATCTCAGGGGCCGTTTGGTTAGCGCCCAGCATCTACTTATTCAACTTGTCCAGATTCTACAAAATTAAAAAAACATCAACTTGTCCTGGCACTTTATATACAGCTCACGTCCCCCAAACTCAAAGTGAGAGTACAAGAATATATTGGAGAATCAACAATAGGCACACCACTATCATTATTCACTCGATCCAAAAACTGATGAAATTAGAGTGCAACCTTGTTTTTTCTCTGTAGGTGGCCCAACATGGTACTTGTCTGAACTCTGAACCCTTCACGAAAAGCAACGGATAGAAAGCAACAACATTTTTGCAGTCCAGCATTCAACAACAGAAACAAACCTCCCATTGTCTGACTCCGATCAAAGGGCTCCGTTGCGCTTCAAGATAGGTGAAGGATGACCAGCTGGTCCTGCAAATATCATGTCGGTGATTCTCATCTACTCTTTTAAGCATCTGCATCACGGAGAAAAATATGTTTAGGGTTACCGACTTACCTTTATCTCTTTATTAatcgaaaacactaacgcccacgcGTGTGGCAACACTGCAACTCGCCCACGCATGGATCACCGTCCAATtaagtttgcacgaatcttgacacaccGAGGCAGTTTTCGCATGCCACGTAGAACAAGGCCGGTGTGTGGGCATTGGAGAGGTCGCCCACACGCCCCACAGCACGCGGttgccagctgcgctgtgtgggcgaactagtttctgcccacacagccaccacctagtccacgcgcatgtgggcgaactgcttttcgtCCACACGACAGTCGTACGTTGCTGGATGACAACTGCAGTTGCGTGTAcctggcaactaggtaaacacacatggcaactatgattagtttgctagacggcaactgcagttgcgcgtacatgGCAATTAGGTAAAcatacatggcaactgtgattaaccCCACGTGACAATTAGGTAAACACATATGGCAACtattgtttgaccatatgtggcaagtagttaatcacaaacgacaactatggtttgattacacccggcaactaccataaattagacatggcaattatagttaaccaaaacagagagagttgccatgctttACAACCATATTTGCCcttccggataactacatctgccatcccagatggcaactaaatcgtcatcccacGGGTACCTAATGTAGCTGCGCTAGGACGTGTGGgcattgcttcgtgccacacgcggGGTGGGGATGAGTAGTATTTGTTGGGCAtgtggcacgaagtagctgcgcccacacgtgtgggcaattctactGTTCGCCTACACACATCCCGTGTGGGCTGCCCCCTGCACATGCCACACACAATGTGTGGGTGAATGCCTATTATGCCACACGTGTGGTAGATATCGGCGTCCTTATTAATATGTGGCACTCTTGTGCTATAAGAAGAGTAACTGGTTTCACGTATGTTGGTAAGAAAGAAAAGAATTTTCAGTACTTTTCCAACAAAAACAAGTGAATTTTCATAAAAGGGCTAAAACCCAGAATTGTTTACAGCATTATATGAGGGTTAAGGGGGCAAGTGGGCAACAGTAGATGGAGCACCAACATACATGCAAAACAGAGACAAAGACCAAGGACAGGGCGACGCTCAAGCCGCAAGGTGCGCAGCTGCCTTCGGCGCCTCGAGGGCACGAAGCCAAATGCCAATGTGGAAGCGCCGATCCACCTTGCACAGACGCACCGATGACGGGCACCCCAGCTTAGCCCAGAAAGCAAGGACGAAGGGGCAGCCGAACATGAGGAACTCTGCCGTCTCTCGAGGGGCTCCGAGCACACAGGACAGCCAGCCTCAGCAGTGGTGACAGATTGTCTTTCTGAGAAACAGAAACCAAAATAACAATAGCAAGCCTTAAATAGGAAGCATTTTCAGCATTTAGAAAATAAACGCAGCAGAAGTAGAGTAACTTTTTCTAAGCTATTTTGCTCCCTTACCTGCCTAATTGTAGAGAGATTCATCCGGGAAGATATTCCGGCCATCTGCGCTAATCGTTGCAACATGGACTAGCACGCCTTGTTCTTCTGAGAGACACTTCCTGAACCCTTGCTCGTGCGGGCAGTCAACCATGTACAAGCGCCTCAATGAGCATAGGTTCTTTGCCTGATCCAGTGCTGGGCAGTCCTGCGCAAGCAAGTCCTGAAGCTTACAGAGATTGGAGATTGTCTTCAAACATGTGTTGTTCTTCACTTTGAGCCACACAACTGCGGGAAGGTCGACAACTTCTTGCAGCTTGTGAGCACCTTCAATGTGGATTCTCTTCAAGTTAACAATCTTGGACATGTCTTGAGGGAGAGCTCTCAGTTTTGGGCAATCAAGAAGCAGCAGACGCTTAAGGCAAGGCATCAGAGAGATATGTTGAGAGTTATTGCTGGGATTCCCAGTGTTGAGGGACCAACTTCTCAAACTGAACATGCCAATGACCTGAAGCACTTCAAGCTTTGGGAAAAAGGCTGCTGGACTGCCGACTTCTTTTCCTAGGAGTTCTTTGCCAATGGACTGTATCGCATCTGCACCTTTAATCTTAAGAAATTGCAGTTGTGGCATCTGACCTGCTGGTGGAAGCTCTGAACATGATATGCACTCATCAAGGTGCATCTGATGCAAACTTGGCATGCTAAGCTCCGGTTTCGATCGTAGCCATTCTGGGAACATAGTACCCGGGAACCCAACAAGAAAAATGTATTCTAGGCTTGGCGATGGGATGAGCATATCGTAGACTTGCTGAATTTTCTGAACCTTGTCGTGCTCATAGCGTGTTCTATCATGAATACCCGTGTTCATTGTGCAGCGTAGTCCCAGTTCTTTAAGATTACGACTGTTCTTCAGTACAACTTCACCCCCTGGTATCGCTTTCTCTAGCTTACTAACCCAGAGACGTTGAATATTGGGGAGGCCTCGCAATTCATCCAATCTGAATCCAGTCCCGCTCTCAAAAACTCCTCTTAGGTTGTAGAGCTGCTGAAACTTTGCGATCCCTTTGGGAACATGATCAATTGAAGTCTTCTCTAGGTGCAAAAAACTTATCTTGGACAGTCTCATCAGACCAGCTGGCAGGCTATCCAAT
Coding sequences within:
- the LOC123077145 gene encoding uncharacterized protein, giving the protein MLRLRCCVLTQLLSSPPPSPASQLRRLISAAAPAISPNPTSFAVEDYLVETCGLARPQALEASAKLSHLKSPANPDAVLAFLAGLGLSGADVASVVAKDPLFLCAKVERTLAPVVAGLTGLGLSRSEIARLVSLSRHRFRRMSTVSNVQYYLRLFGSFQNLLRAVSRGLCLLSTNLETVVKPNVAFLRECRLGDSNIAKLSVAQPWLLASNLERVQEVVALAEGIGVPRGCRMFRHALNAVGRLSEGKIAAKVDYLKATFRWSDAEVCIVVSKFPFVLISSNQMLQSKSEFLISEAGLEPAYIAHRPALLLYSLEGRIKPRYYVLKFIKENGLLRHDRDYYNAVMLAEKVFMEKFICPHKEAAPHLTKDYDAACKGEIPTNFRFT